The Primulina eburnea isolate SZY01 chromosome 8, ASM2296580v1, whole genome shotgun sequence genome contains a region encoding:
- the LOC140839575 gene encoding pentatricopeptide repeat-containing protein At4g30825, chloroplastic isoform X3 gives MRPSLQWIPVLITWRNVVKMMILGWEAQLFIEIFIKEDLISGKGCGNLRLSISLPNGCRACVETGRKEDWDGAESMIKGMVSKYNCELDYRTFNTLIYACCKMGLVDLSTRWFRMMLDYEVQPNIATFGMLMSLYQKHGFLEEAEFTFSQMRNLKLLCHSAYSAMITIYTRMGLYDKAEDVIGFLREDELVLNFENWLVLLNAYCQQGKLNDAEKVLSAMPEAGFPPNIIAYNTMITGYGKVSRMDEAELLFQNLRKLGLEPDETTYRSLIEGWGRAGNYKLAERNYVELTMLGFKPNSSNLYTLLNLQAKHEDDEGSIRTIHDMMMIGCQKSSILGVVMKAYEKANRLDKMSYILEGSLYDHVLKNQTSCAILVTAFVKNCLIDDALKVLREKQWEDPLFEDHLHHLLICSCKDIGHLENAIKLFTCMPKAGVPNLNIFCTMIDIYSSMSMFSEADKLYAELKTSGVQLDMIAFSIIIRMYAKYGSLKDACAVLDEMKEQNNIVPDVYLLRDMLRIYQRCGMNDKLADLYYKGLKNGKIWDEEMYNCVINCCANALQVDELSRLFDEMLQRGFAPNTVTFNVMLNAYGKSRLFEKARKVFWMAKKRGLIDVVSYNTIIAAYGKNKYLKNMSAAVRKMQFDGFSVSLEAYNCMLDVYGKEGEMEKFRNVLQWMKDSNHASDRYTYNILINIYGEHGWIDEVSGVLMELKESGIGPDLCGYNTLIKAYGIAGMVEDAVVLVKEMRENGIEPDRITYTNLIAALRKNDKVLEAVKWSLWMKQMGI, from the coding sequence GCAGAAAAGAAGACTGGGATGGAGCAGAATCGATGATCAAGGGAATGGTTAGTAAATACAACTGTGAGCTTGATTATCGGACTTTTAATACTCTTATTTATGCTTGTTGTAAGATGGGGCTTGTGGATTTAAGTACGAGGTGGTTTCGGATGATGTTGGATTATGAGGTTCAACCAAATATTGCTACTTTTGGAATGCTGATGTCCCTTTACCAGAAGCATGGGTTTCTTGAAGAGGCAGAATTTACGTTTTCTCAGATGAGGAATCTGAAACTTTTGTGCCATTCTGCTTACTCAGCTATGATTACAATATATACGCGTATGGGCTTGTATGACAAAGCAGAAGATGTTATTGGCTTTCTGAGAGAAGATGAATTggttttaaattttgagaattgGTTGGTTCTGCTCAATGCTTACTGTCAACAGGGCAAGTTGAATGATGCTGAAAAAGTCTTGTCCGCAATGCCAGAAGCTGGCTTTCCGCCCAATATAATTGCATACAACACCATGATCACTGGATATGGAAAAGTATCAAGAATGGATGAGGCAGAACTCTTGTTCCAAAACCTTAGAAAACTTGGTTTGGAGCCTGATGAAACAACATATAGATCATTAATTGAAGGTTGGGGTCGTGCAGGCAATTATAAGCTAGCAGAACGTAACTATGTGGAATTGACAATGTTGGGTTTCAAGCCTAATTCATCAAACTTGTACACGTTGTTAAATTTACAAGCAAAACATGAAGATGACGAGGGTTCCATCAGAACTATTCATGATATGATGATGATTGGTTGTCAAAAGTCCTCCATCCTTGGTGTTGTCATGAAGGCATATGAGAAGGCTAATAGGCTGGATAAAATGTCTTATATTTTGGAAGGTTCCCTGTACGACCATGTTCTTAAAAATCAGACATCTTGTGCAATACTTGTGACGGCTTTCGTGAAAAATTGCTTGATAGATGATGCACTGAAAGTTCTAAGAGAGAAGCAGTGGGAGGATCCACTATTCGAGGACCACTTACACCATCTCTTAATATGTTCCTGCAAAGATATAGGTCATCTTGAGAATGCCATCAAACTTTTTACTTGCATGCCTAAAGCTGGGGTGCCCAACTTGAATATTTTCTGCACAATGATTGACATATACAGTAGTATGAGCATGTTTTCTGAAGCTGACAAGCTGTATGCTGAGTTGAAGACTTCAGGAGTTCAATTGGACATGATCGCCTTCAGCATTATAATAAGAATGTATGCAAAATATGGATCTTTGAAAGACGCCTGTGCAGTTTTGGATGAGATGAAGGAACAGAATAATATCGTGCCTGATGTTTATCTTCTACGAGATATGCTCCGCATTTATCAGCGTTGTGGAATGAATGACAAGTTAGCTGATCTGTATTATAAAGGGTTGAAAAATGGCAAAATTTGGGATGAGGAAATGTATAATTGTGTTATAAACTGCTGTGCCAATGCACTTCAAGTTGATGAACTTTCACGGCTTTTTGATGAGATGCTTCAGCGAGGATTTGCGCCAAACACTGTTACCTTTAATGTAATGCTCAATGCTTATGGAAAATCTAGGCTATTTGAAAAGGCTAGAAAGGTATTTTGGATGGCTAAGAAACGGGGCTTAATTGATGTTGTATCTTACAATACTATCATAGCTGCATATGGGAAAAAtaagtacttgaaaaatatGTCCGCTGCAGTCAGGAAAATGCAATTTGATGGCTTTTCTGTTTCTCTTGAAGCATACAATTGCATGTTGGATGTCTATGGTAAAGAAGGTGAAATGGAAAAGTTTAGAAATGTGTTACAGTGGATGAAGGATTCTAATCATGCTTCTGACCGTTACACTTACAACATCCTAATTAACATTTATGGCGAGCATGGATGGATTGATGAAGTTTCTGGTGTGCTAATGGAACTGAAAGAGAGTGGAATTGGGCCTGATTTGTGCGGCTATAACACATTAATAAAAGCATATGGTATTGCTGGAATGGTTGAAGATGCTGTGGTCTTGGTCAAGGAAATGAGAGAAAATGGCATAGAGCCTGACAGGATAACCTATACCAACTTGATTGCTGCATTAAGAAAGAACGATAAGGTGTTAGAGGCTGTAAAGTGGTCCTTGTGGATGAAGCAGATGGGGATTTGA